The Panicum virgatum strain AP13 chromosome 3N, P.virgatum_v5, whole genome shotgun sequence genome includes the window GGGGAAAAtgggaaatttttggagatgctcAAGCTACAATcttaaattaaactaaataataTAAAAACTAAGTTAAATTGTCAACAGACCACCGGCCATAACGACGACGCGTGCATCCCACGAGCCTGGTTCACCCTCTCCAAAACTAATCACATCGGATATCTTTCCTACAGATATTTAGCGATGCCGTAGTATTTTCAGAGCAAGTATTTTTGTGTACTCTGTAACACAAAaatcgcaaaaaaaaacacaaagcaAGTATTTTCAGAGCAACGAGCCCATACGGTAGGCGTATGTGTTTTTTCATCTATTTGCAAGGAATTTCTATCTGATAGCCCATCTTGTAGGCAGTAGTTACATTCAGCCCATGATTCTTTTTTCATCTATTTGCATTTCAGGAATTCCATCTTCCATCCCAGATCTCCATGTAATCGTACTTTTTTACCCTGGACTATTTGAACTGGGCTGCATGCATATCATTCTTCATAAATGGGCCGACGAACCACGGGTTTTACCAGCCCGGACAAGCACAAGATCAGTCCAGCTCCACGCCTCCACGTTGCCCTTTCTCCCCCACACTCGCCTGCACCCACCGATCGATCGAGAGGAAAAcaatggcgatggcggcggcgaggagagccCTCCTAACCCACCTCCGCATCCCGGTAGCTCGtcccgctgcagcagcggcggcggcagcggcgggaacCGTCCCCGTCGCTGCCCGGAGGCTCCTGTCCTCGACTACGGAGGAGACGAAGGGGTCGTTCCTGGACAAGGGCGAGGTCGCCGACCGCGTCGTCTCGGTCGTCAAGAACTTCCAGAAGGTTGAGCCCGCAAAGGTGAGCGCGATCTATCTCCTCACGGCGTACGCCTGTGCGGCCGTCCGTACGGTTTGTTAGGTTCGTCGATCCGGATCTGTGCTCGAGGGTTTACTTAGGGTTTTGAGCGCGCGTTGCCGGATGTTGGCTTCTGTTATCGAGTGAATTAGGCGCTCCACGAAGAGCTAGGTTTAAATGTGTAAGAGGTTGTGAAGGGTTAGTTGAGAAATCAAGTGATTTTCTTAGCAGTTCTCCGGTTGGAGATGGAAGCCTCATATAGAAGGGGGTAAAGGACTCCACGGCATATTTACTATTGAAACTTCAATCTGATAGTTACCTTGGGACTTGTGGAAATGTTGTGTGTTACCTTGGGCCAGAGCAGTGCTTACGCTTCTGCATttctaaggccctgtttggcagCTCTTCGAGACCAGTTTCTAGGTTGAATACAGTAGCTCTACAAAATAGTTTTTTTAGAGAGATGATTCTATGCTGATTCTGTGAAGTGACTGATTCTCTGAAATGATCTATGTGAGTGGTTCTCTGAAATGGATTAAGGGGCTGGGAGCTGGAAAAATTAGCTTCTCGCAGAGAATCCCTTTTAATTTTCCATAAAATTTATCGCAAAGAATCACTTTCAGCCACATAATCACTTATCTCAGAGAATCAGCTCCTATGAGAAATTGAAGTAGGTGGAGCTCGACTAAATAGGATCTAAATATATACAATATCTTTTGCAGTCTTTGTTGCCCTGTTTCTTTTCTAGAATTGAGGAGCTCGTGATCGAATTAGTACTAAGCTTAATCTCATGATTGTGAAGCGGTCAATTGGTGTTTGAAATGACAAATCTATGCTTTGGATGGCTGCTCGAGGTCTTGTATACCATATCGGATTGAAGCCAGTTtcttattatttattatttgtaaTGGTTGGGTACTTGGGTGTGTTTGATGAAAAACTGAAAATCACCTGAATGTGTAATGTGTCAGTTTTTCCACCTAATTTTTTGCGGGAGTTTGTCAATCAAAGTTATTTTCGCGATGTATTGAATTCCTGTTTGTAGGAGGTGACTGTCGTTCTTTCGTTAGAAATTGTAGTGCATGTTTTGCATCGTGATACAAGCACCAAAATTTCCAAATGAAAACAAATTAACCTTCCGTGACTCATAGGTTTGAAGTGAGTGTATCAGCTACCCATTTAGATTTAGTGACTCATAGGTTTGAAGTGAGTGTATCAGCTACCCATTTAGTGCTTAACTTATTATTAGTTGCCACCGGATGTTAGCAACAAAGGTTCACTTTGTTTTTCACATTTTTTCGTCTATGAATCTATAATACATTCTTGCTTtgatttgttttccttttttggCTACCTAAACTTGGCATGTAGTATTATTTAATAATAAACTTGCACTGATTTGGTATGGAGAATGTTAAGAGGATAGGAATTCCATAGTATTGTACATGTAGATGAACCATCATTTCTCATTTCTCCATCAAATTTTGCAGGTGACACCTACTGCTCACTTCCAGAAGGACCTTGGGCTCGATAGCTTGGACACTGTTGAGATAGTGATGGCGTTCGAGGAAGAATTCGGATTCGAGATCCCTGATAACGAGACAGAGAAGATTGACTCCATCAAGTCGGCGGTTGACTTCATCGCCTCACATCCACAAGCAAAATGAGAGCATTTCTTGTTTTCCTATTTCAGCACGCTTTCCGATCCAGAACTTTGTGCCGACAGGGAAACAATTTTCTGTAGCTTGCCTCAGTGGGTGCATGGCCTGAAGCCGTTCTGCCTGCACCTGCAGATGGATAGGAAGCCAGTTCTTTCTCGTTCTCGATCATGTTGAAATAAACCGTGTACCAATTGGTTGTCGTGGTTTTGTGACCCCGTTTGCAGGTGTTGGAACACCCTTTGCGGCCAAACTTGTGTCCAAGGCGCGTGGAAGTCCTCAGCAGCGCATTAATCAATAGATGTATTCGGATCTGTTTTTTCCCTTTAAGTGTTTCCGGTAGTCCTGTGTAACTTCATGATGCTGTTGTGTTGGCTTATATGGGATGAATGGTACGATAAGCGTGCACGGAAGGAAAGGGTGGTATAGAAAATCTGGCAAGATCTTTGACTGTGAAGCGGTAGATTGCGGATTCTGAAATGAGAATTATGCAATTTGTTTCTGGAGATATAGGACGTCCTTGACGGGTAGTCATGGAGAGCAGAGTTCAGTTTCCCAGTTGGAGCATGAAAAATTGACAACACGAGTGCGCGATGACTGAGTATGCTAGGTTCCCGACTGCTCAAGTATCCTCTGCTGAGGCCCGTTCGGCTGCTTGGCTTTGCAGATAGCATATTTTTACCACATTTTGAATCGAACACAGTTATGGATTCAAATAATGTCGAATACGGATACGGATTCAAATAATGTCGAATACGGATACGGATTCAAATATTGTCGAATACGAATGCAAAATAGATATCTTGGATTCGGATTCGGATATTTACTCGATATATAAGAATGTTTAGATATTCTTTTATTGGTAATTTTAGATTATAAAATAGTTATACATGTACAAATTAAAGTATAACAACATAATGAAGATAGCTAGTGAGAAATAGCTTATTTATcaacaaatattttaataaataaatatgtaAAAAATCAATAAAGATACATTtcaataaatatataaaaaagtcttattaatatataaataaaatattataaaaattaGTTTCATGAATAAATAGATAAAAAAGAATATTTAAAAGTAAATTTTATCTTCATATATCTTTATTATCAAAATTAATAACATGGGTTATTAGAAATTAATATAACTTTTCAATAGTTGAATTGAAAACGGATACAAATAGTGCTACATATTGTCGGATACGATTgtggaatcggatagagaaaatcAATGAATTTGGATGTATCCACTTTATTACAACATTAAATTCGAATATGGATACGGATATCATTGTTGATGTTTAAACAGATACTGATATTGGATATCCAAATTCATATTGCCATCCCTATTCAGTGAGCACTAATTACTGTAGCCACAGTTAAAATTTGCAACTGCAGCGCTGCCGAAACAGGCAGTCGAAAGGGGTACTGAAAGTGCATTCACctagttttggtgaattaataacaatttaattaaaGTGTTAACGAGTTCCGACGAGTCTatttgagaatgagaacaacttgtatatgaaaaaaaagaatatgaTGATTGGCGACATTCGAAATCaagatgaaagtttaaattcattttatttttgaaattggGTTTAGGAAAACCGTACTACCAAGGGGGGTCCATGGTTGATGTTCTGGAAGTGTCTCAAAGCTCAAAAGATTACCCAAACACCAACCAAACATCCACACAAGTTGAAACTATCAAATTCTATGCACTGTaacatttctggtggactaggtTTAGAACTTGTTGACCAGGTGAAGATCTTTGTTTGGAGTTCGCCTAGAATTTTTCGACAACCTGGTTGACCAGGTTTTGGACCTAGTGGACTGGACCTGGGCGCCAGCACTACAACGGTCACATTTTAGGGCTGCGGGTTTATATACCCCTCCATCCCCTTCCTCACACCTCTCCTGGCTCTCTTTCTTCAACCTTGAGATAAACTCATTTCTGCCTTCATTCCTCCTTCCTTGCTCCACTCTTGAGCTAATCTTGCAAAGATTTGGTTTCGTGGAGAGGATTTGGAGAGTTCTTGGTGTGAGCCTTGAGTAAGCTTCATTCCCATTCTTTGAGCTTTGGGGGACTTCGTCAAGCATCATGATTTggatttgttactcttggagtctCGCTCCTAGACGGTTATTGGTGACCGGTGAGCATTTAACTCGTGTGGATTGCCTCGGTAAGTTTCTATTACCCATCCTCGCGGAGGATTTCATAGTAAGTACCTCAAGCTTCATCTTTGTGGTCGGTTGGGAGAGGAAGCTCTCTGTGGGCACCCTCAATGGAGATGTATCTCCCTTCGTGGGAGTGAACTTTGGATCTAAATTTTATGTCTCctttgtgttcttgtgttctccACATTCTTGCTAGTTCTTGGTTTGACCTATTTCGAAATCTAGCCCGATCTACTTGTTGTGAGTGTTTTAGGTACAAGTGTTCCACGAATATGTAAAATATACATCATCCCAAGGCTGTGGTAACTCGTAGATTCAAGTTTCATTAGCTAGTTGTTGAGTTAAATTCGAAACTAGgcactaagagcatctccaacagattactcATACTTCATACCCTAAATATTCTCTCTCCATTACCAATATTTACTTTTGTTGTTTAGGTAATGGTTTCTACAACAGATTACCAAAATCCAATCACCAAGAATAGGATAGAGGGAAAATCCCCTTCATttaggagagagagaggtgtgttttggtgattaccAAAAAGTTATAGATAATGGGAATCGGATTGGTAATCTTCTGAAACACCTCcatcaccaaaacatcaattttttGGTATTAGGGAGAGGGATgagtaatctgttggagatgctctaaccccGGTAAATCATGTCCCGGCTTGATCGACCAAGTTTCAGAACCTTGTCCATCAAGATTGTGCAGATTTCATTGGTTACTTTGATTCGATTtgtttttatattaatttttagATTAGCTTATTCACCCTCTCTATGCGACATCTAGGGATCTTTCAGGCACAGGGGGAGAGGGACGACAGTTATTTCCAAGAACGTTGCCATCAACCGTTGTACTACACCTAGGGATGGTAATGGACCATGACTCTAGTGGTCTCTTCATAATTCAAGTTGAcccttatatatttttagttcaaaattatataaaattagagctCGGCCCTTAGATAATCGAAGTCAAATTTTAAGACTTTTACCACTCCTAACAGCATCCGGAGAACGACACCATCATGGACACGGAAATCAATCATACCCAATTGCGCCCAATAGAAAAGGACACCAATGTAGGAAGTGAGGAATAAGGAGCAGGACCAgagggcggcgctagggttgggATACTGAGATGAGATGACagagaaattaaaaaaaatgctgaTGGGCTGAGCTGAACTTGAAATCATTAGGCCAAACAACCCAAGAAGTAGTTTCGGATGGACGCGGGCTTGGCCCAATACTTGCAATGCATTCTCGGAGGAATTTCAGAATTTGGGTCTCGATACGCGCACCTCACTGAATTAGGGACTCAGTTCGTGTGACTTTCGGAATTTGACACCCTTAGTGCGAATTGTTTTATTTCAGGTGTTTCTtcccattttctctcttttcatcaattttcccttttctttttctttttccaggaCACCTAAAATGACCAAACTACCGTGCCTCTTATCCTTTGAAATTCACGGGACAGATGAGTTTGGAATTCACGGGACGAAAAAAGGAGAGGCGGCGCTTTTTGTCGCAGGAAGAAAGGAGAGGCGGTGCGTTGTCGCAGGAAGGAAGgagaggcggcgccggccaccagacctgggcatgggctgcccgacccgacggacccgacccaacccgcccgaaaatagcccgatccgacccgacccgaagagtttgatgggcgggctcgggtcaaaatttttgacccggtatgactgacgggccgggcacgggctaaaaattttgacccgaaacccgaaaaacccgaaggaacccgacattttacataggcccggcctgatccgacccgaacccgacccgacccgactggctgtcgggtcgggtgcgggctcaattttacgacccggcggtggccgggtcggacacgggccgctagaaaaaacaccgggctttttttggcccgacccgaacccgacccggccTGGAGGATGCCCAGATCTACCGGCCACTTCCACCCCCAGCCCTGCGCCAGCGACGGCCGCTCCTGCCCCCAAGCACTGGCGGCGACCAGGCCCAAGCCTTCGCGCTGCAGTGGCCCTGCGACCGGCCCCAGGCCGCCGTGCTGCGCCGCAGCGGCTTCGACGGGAGGTGCTCCCCTACCCTCCACAGGTGACTACCTCCAGGCCGCCGTGCTGTAGTGGACCCCGACAGAGTCACGAGGGGAGAAGAACGAGAGGGTCACGAGGTGAGAAGAAGAACGGGAGAGAACTGTGTGCCATAGGGGTAGTTTGGTCATTTCAAGTGCCCtggaaaataaaaggaaaaggaaaaatggGTGACAAGAGAGAAATGGAAAAAAACACCTGAATCTGCTGTAAAGATGTCAAATTTCGAAAGTCACGCGAACTGAGTACCTAATTGTGTGAGGCGTCGCGTTCCGGTGAAGGGAACCATCATAAAAGCCACCCCTGCAttctttttcacaaaaaaaaacacacctGCGCGCGTGCGCCCGCAGCATTTTTCCCTCTTCCCGCCTCTCCCCAAAAAGTTCCGCCCAAACTCCAAATTCCATCCGCCCCCCGCATTTCGCTTCCAAAGAAGAGCGCGAGAAATCCAGTCCAACCCACCACGATCCTATCAATCCAATCCAATCGATACCGCCCTCGTCCCGATTCTCGGAACCCGATCCGTCCCCAACAGCGGCCAACGCAGGAGG containing:
- the LOC120665676 gene encoding acyl carrier protein 2, mitochondrial-like, translated to MAMAAARRALLTHLRIPVARPAAAAAAAAAGTVPVAARRLLSSTTEETKGSFLDKGEVADRVVSVVKNFQKVEPAKVTPTAHFQKDLGLDSLDTVEIVMAFEEEFGFEIPDNETEKIDSIKSAVDFIASHPQAK